tagaaagctttctTAAATATAGCTTAGTTTTAAACTGGCACTGGCAAAATGCCCCTTTAAATGAaccaaaaataaacacttttatataCAAGCTTGTTTTTTTGGCTTGTTTCTGGATGCACTTAAACCCCAAAAGAGGAATTTAAGTGAAATGAATATAAAGGTAAACAAAGTTTTGATCCATAATTTTTATTAGGGAAAATTAAAAATCGATTAAAATTGACGATctaatttttttgtgattttttttttttttttttaggccatatcgcccagctctacaatGAACAAACCCTTTTCCTTTGCATTTGCCAATCTGTTGTGTTCAAAACAATCACGCATGGCTAGGGGGAGGAACCAGAGGAACAGCAGCACAACAGGGATCATTTACTCTTAGCCTGTAAAGGGAGCCTCGTAAGAAAACAAACCAAGGATTGCCTAACGTgcctttaaataaaacagtgtggTGTTTAGTTTATAAGTCACAACTGTACAGGTAACATAACCTATATTTGAGTGTATAATGCAACAAAAGCACAGGTTTAGGGTTTTTACCAGATATCGGCCtttcttccatagccttctccacTGATCACCTCTGGGCTCATCCAGTATGGCGTTCCTGTCACTGACTTTATCCCCGTCCCCGACAGACAGATGGTTTGTAGCCGACGACTTGCCCCAAAATCGCCTAGCTTTACATTCCCAGCTGAGTCCCTCAGGATGTtagcaccttaaaaaaaaaatatgtcaaaaGTCCTATTGTACCCACACCTTGCCTCTGATAAAGGACAATGTAATTTGTATTGACTCACCTTTGATGTCTCTGTGTACAATCATGTTACTGTGGAGGTAACATACTCCTTCCAGGATCTGCCGAGTGTATTTGCGTGTAACGTTTTCTGTCAGCGCACCATATGATTTCAGCTGGTCTTTAATCGAGCCCTGAGGACACACGGACACACAGACAAATCTTATGAGTCTCCGATGCACATCCACgagaaaagaacaaaacataTCAAGCCCATTCACTAATATGCTCACACCCAGAGGCAATTTAGCATAGCCAATTTATGCAAACAATGGATCAAAAACACAGCCCCATGCCCTTGATGCCATGCAGCATGTCATACAGAGGACCAAAGATTATACTTTCTGTAACTcgtaacatgatcaggatgtataatcagatattaaggaaacatgctgactttaagctcttgtcagcagagcttcagtcagTATTTTCTTATATGAACTGTGCAGCAGGTCACTGAAATCTGTGTGGGATGAAGTCTCTGAATCAGCCTACTTCCATTCCGCCAGCTGAACACAAACAGTacgctgcagccatggaaacaaaagaacgttttttttttttttcatgtaatcactgagcttcagtaaggttgctaaccatgtCTAAGAGATTAAGCACCACTACTACCGTAGTACAGATTGGCATTTTGAGCGCGTATATATATACGAACGTCTACACATTCCTATATATTGTGTCAGTCtggcaacctgagtgagcttGGCATCCGAGGAGGAGCAGGTGGGGAGATAACTTTCtacagtgtttggaaattggacccCTGTAGTCATTTCACATGCTCActctttattactgattgttcctttaatgttttaaaatgtcataACCATCAGTGTTGAGTATGTTAACTATCAATGATGGGTTAAATCGTTGGTTTAAAGGAGCACTATGGATTATATTTTCTGcagtatcatcagatattaaggaaacatgttaagtttaagcactggcagctcatgtcagcagagcttcagccagcaTGTTCTTATTTTAACTGTATGGCACGTCACAGTGATCTGTGACTGCCCACCGCAATTTCCCCAGTGCCATTTCCACAACCTGGCCTGGCAGTTATATAACACAACACGCAAGCAGTGTGCTGATGCCACGGAAACGGGTGAGCTGGCTTGTTTTCTCCAAAACACATAATCGCTGAGCTTTGCTAACCATAGCTTGTTTATTTAATGGATATATAGTTACGGACAGTTTAAAGTAATGTACACTCTAGATAGTATTTGAGATTCCAAAGGGTGTACTTTCAGAGCAGTGGCTTTTTTGGGATAATGGACTGGGGTGCATTAATCTAACGAAGTTATTTAAAATCCACAAGTTCCATTATAATGCAAACAATAACAGCATTGCAAATCTATTCGTTCAGGGATAACTAGTCACTGCGCGAcattgtgtgtcaatctggcaacctgcatgaGCTTTGCGTCTGGGGGGAAGCAGATGGGGCAGTCAACTTTCTCCAGTGTTTGTGTAAACTGGCGACAGCAGTCCAATTTTCACTCATTGTAATTAGTACTGATTGTACCTTTAAATCTCTTGGAAAAACTGACATTGAGTAActttgttgtattgtgatgtatattgtgatattaaaacaaatatattaaccAGATTTTACAAAACACCTATGATTGAACATATCTAGACAATAATAAGGTACTCTGTACTTCCAAAACTGGAATAAAATTAATTATGTTGGACAGATATTGCCTACATTTCCTTCGGGATAGATAAAtaaagtctgtctgtctgtctgtgacgTTTTTTGGGAAAGGCACACACTACAACGACAATGCTGAAAATTCTCAATGTAACATTTCAGGTAACATTTCACTAACAACAGATTTGTGGTCTAGGTACAATTACAGTACAGAAATTAGACTTTTGGTGGTTTTCAGAAGGTTTCCATCTAAAAGGAGTTTAATCATAAATATGTGTAATAACAGCATCATATTTGACTAAAAATTAATTCCACAAATGGAAATGAAATAGCACACATTACCCCAGGCATGTACTCCATGAAAATTGATAGAGTTCTTTCGTGTGTGTCGCGCAGGCAACCGTAGTACTGGACTATGCGCTCATGGAAAAGATTCTTCAGGAGCTGAATCTCACACTCTAATGCACTCACCtcctaaaaacataaacaaacacaaatatacaaatacagacatacacaaaacaaactaaatataCAAGAGACATTTTTCTAAATGAGAAGACTGAAATCTGAATAGGATGAAACAGCTTACAGTTTACACAGCGAGTGGAAAAGGGTTGAGTATATTCAATCAGTGACTGGTCTCTCTTTGCTTAGAGCATTTCTGGGATTTCATCAGTGATTTGAACAATACCTTTTAAATGGTAATTTGACTTCGTTTCTATGTTTAACAAATTCAGGGGTGGGCTTATAGGACTGAAAATAATTGCCCAGCGGCATTACAAAGATGGATGCCAATGGAACAGTCCTTCGAATAAGGGCTTTGACTATACACAGAATGCCGTAATGAACAACAAGAAACATACATGatgtacatacatttaaatacacagctctggaaaaaataaaagaccacttaaaaatgagtttctttgatcttgccaaattgaaaacctctggaatataatcaaaaggaagattaacgatcacaagccatcaaaccaagctgaactgcttgaatttttgtaccaggagtggcataaagttatccaaaagcagagaacatgccaaaatgcatgaaaacaggtttttccaccaaatactgatttctgaatataatgtaaatatattttattattagaggtctgaaatgtccgtagtttatagaataaaacaacaatattgattttgctcaaacatcttcctatgaatagcaaaatcagagaaactgattgagaaactgaagtggtctcattgttttccagagctatatgtgtGGAATACAAATACATACTTGGCCTCCTTCATATTATTATCCAAAAAATAAAGACCAGAGCGCATGCTTTTCTAAGTAGGACTCACCTTGCTAGTCTCTGGGCTGTCTGGATCGAACTGGACCTGTTTGACAGCAAGTTCTCGTCCAGTGTCGGCGTCATAACACAGGAAGACTCGGCCAAAGGCTCCCTGTCCCAACAGCTTCCCCAAACGCCAGTTAGTGGGCGCACGAGGtgctacacatacagaaacacacacagaggcaaacagttttttttgtatattagtATAGTATATCACATTAGGTTTAGATACACCCTGGAGTGATAACTGTATTCACCTTGAGTAGATATGTAAAGAGCAATCTGCTAAATAAGAGTTACGGCTGATATTTCTCTAATTATTCTATCAGAGCATATTTGCGAGCTAAAGATTCTTGTTTAGTTCTTGTTTAACACCATAGtaaggcaataaaaaaaaaaacaggtcaataAAAGCAGAACcaatttttcattcattcatcatgCTACATTATGATgttaaataacagggtggtaaacatGGTTGTAAAACTCCATCTGCATCACAAGCTTACTATTTATATATCAAATGAGAACCTAAAAAtactataataattattattagctcCTGAGCTTACAGCGGCTGGGTGGGCTGATGTCCATGACTGAAAGGGTGGGATTAGTATTTGGATTTGGCTCAATGTCGCTGCCACGGCGTCGGCGGCCCGGCTCCTCCAGCTCAGGGGTGAAGATgctgcttccactgctggtgcTCAGGCTCTGGTCAGTTGGGCTGAAACTCACTGGGGAGCGGAAACCATGGCCCTGTGTCCGCCGCGCTCGTGGAAACGTCTTCCGCcctgaaagattaaaacacaatcATAGAAACGGTTGGGTTCTTTACAGAACAGAGCATTACACTGATTAATCTGTCTGAAATACAATAGTGCAATATGATTCAAAGAACTGTACTTCATCCCCGCTAAGCAATTATGATTTACTGATTAAATGATGATGAAATTATTAATTGATTGGAAGATTATGAACAATACACTGATTGAGGATTAATTGAATAGGTGATGATTTACTGATTGATTATTAAAGGATGATTCATTAACTGAAAGGTCAAAAATGGATAATAGATAATTcatcgatagatagataaataaattgaCTGATGAATTCATAATCCACAGTTCACTAAAATATgtatgatttaattatttattgattgatttattaatgaATCATTTTATTGACAGATAATGAAAAAACGATTAATGTATGAGTCCCTGATTAAAAGGTGGATAATTCTTTGAATGATTTAAGGAAAACTAATTTATTGATGATGATTCAATGACTAATAAAAATCACTGAAATATTTATGATTCACTGCTTAAAAGATGTTGAATGATTCAATGACTAATACACGAAAGATACAATAATCCATGCATTGTTGGGAGAATTAATTAACTGATGAATAATTCACTGATTGAACAATTTAGATGTTTTGTTGATAATTTACAGATAATTAATATACTGACTAACAGAAGGACAATTAActgtcttattaaaaaaaaatccatcactGTATCTTTGTCCGCCTGGCCACCAGCAACATCTACTAGCCTGAATGCTTGACCAACTAAGCTAAAATAATTAAGGCAACAGCTCCTCACCATCGCTGTAGTCCTGCTGACAGAAGGAAATGTGGTATCTCCGGGGATATGTTCCACCTTTCCCTGACTTCTCAAACACTGGAATATCACACTCTGAAAAAGATAGAACGATTTTGAAAGTAATGTTCGAGAAGATATTCAATACAATATATAACTGTGTCATCAATGTACATCAAAAGTGCTGTAACACATCTTACCAGCGAACTCCTGATGATTGTCTGGGTAACTCTGAGCTCGGGGCATGCGGGATTTAGGATAGCTATCACTGTAAAAGAGGGGTTAAGAGAGGTCAAAGATCATTCATGAGCACTAAGGGTGgtcaatttgaagaaaaaaaattatataaaataatataatatttaaaatatatacttaacatATATTAGCTAATTTTGTTTATGGGCAATATACtgtttcaaaaatatataaacaattaattcaaaaatatatatactgtaatttttataaaaatgtatgccAATGATAAAATagcatattaccatatttttcgcactaaaaggcgcaccggattataagacgcaatAACAAAACCTGCAAAGCTTAGCTaagtaacaaaactgtaattctatagaaaaaaacacacatcttAGACGAGATGACAAGTttaatgagcactg
This DNA window, taken from Astyanax mexicanus isolate ESR-SI-001 chromosome 5, AstMex3_surface, whole genome shotgun sequence, encodes the following:
- the map3k2 gene encoding mitogen-activated protein kinase kinase kinase 2 produces the protein MDEQEVLNSIMQDLVELHRSSRPAMSLSDLGKPKASSPKNQNDVRVKFEYRGEKRILQFPRPLRLDDLSTKAKVAFGQAMDLHYTNNELVIPLSTQDDLDKAVELLDRSVHMKSLKILLVLPASSQNSVSSMDLLPTRDNLDNTDSNNMLAIIGSQSTDRSSPPPGYIPDALQQVARNGSFTSINSEGEFIPESMDQMLDPLSMSSPENSASGSCPSLDSPLDSDSYPKSRMPRAQSYPDNHQEFAECDIPVFEKSGKGGTYPRRYHISFCQQDYSDGRKTFPRARRTQGHGFRSPVSFSPTDQSLSTSSGSSIFTPELEEPGRRRRGSDIEPNPNTNPTLSVMDISPPSRSPRAPTNWRLGKLLGQGAFGRVFLCYDADTGRELAVKQVQFDPDSPETSKEVSALECEIQLLKNLFHERIVQYYGCLRDTHERTLSIFMEYMPGGSIKDQLKSYGALTENVTRKYTRQILEGVCYLHSNMIVHRDIKGANILRDSAGNVKLGDFGASRRLQTICLSGTGIKSVTGTPYWMSPEVISGEGYGRKADIWSVGCTVVEMLTLRPPWAEFEAMAAIFKIATQPTNPALPAHVSDHCRDFLKRIFVETKQRPAAEELLRHIFVH